The uncultured Fretibacterium sp. genome has a segment encoding these proteins:
- a CDS encoding epoxyqueuosine reductase QueH — translation MTAGRMMLHICCAPDATVPMRELQAEGWEVSGFFYGSNIHPQEEYLRRLAALRTLRDCESVPVVEAPYLPRSWFDRMAGLMEEPEGGVRCTACFALQLEAAALEARRKGYGRLCSSLTTSPHKDVPRILRLGAEICGRHGLDWEPRVWRKHDGFLRSLKLSREMGLYRQNYCGCLPSLLGRSARSCPTGVQKAATRSPILPDRVRTSCASASKPERPISPYV, via the coding sequence ATGACGGCGGGGCGCATGATGCTTCATATCTGCTGCGCGCCCGACGCGACGGTGCCGATGCGCGAGCTTCAGGCGGAGGGTTGGGAGGTGTCCGGTTTTTTCTACGGCTCCAATATCCATCCTCAGGAGGAGTACCTTCGGCGCCTTGCCGCGCTGCGCACCCTCCGGGACTGCGAATCCGTGCCCGTGGTCGAGGCCCCCTATCTTCCCAGGAGCTGGTTCGACAGGATGGCCGGCCTGATGGAGGAGCCGGAGGGTGGGGTGAGGTGCACGGCCTGCTTCGCCCTCCAGCTGGAGGCCGCGGCCCTCGAGGCTCGGAGGAAGGGTTATGGGCGCCTGTGCTCCAGCCTGACGACCAGTCCGCACAAGGACGTCCCGAGGATCCTTCGTCTGGGGGCGGAGATCTGCGGCCGCCACGGGCTGGACTGGGAGCCCCGCGTGTGGCGCAAACACGACGGCTTCCTGCGGTCCTTGAAGCTATCCCGGGAGATGGGGCTGTACCGGCAGAACTACTGCGGCTGTCTTCCGAGCCTTTTGGGGCGGAGCGCACGCTCCTGCCCCACAGGGGTTCAAAAGGCGGCGACGCGCTCTCCGATCCTGCCGGACAGGGTGCGGACCTCCTGCGCGTCCGCCTCGAAGCCGGAGCGCCCCATCAGTCCGTATGTATAA